From one Arachis duranensis cultivar V14167 unplaced genomic scaffold, aradu.V14167.gnm2.J7QH unplaced_Scaffold_122109, whole genome shotgun sequence genomic stretch:
- the LOC107472488 gene encoding uncharacterized protein LOC107472488: MEKNFDAGNFIDAQLFPGTEEHFHESSLAGQARWMYRTLLRGAVIARKAEFELSGMESLRRRLESAGKANNDLKREVETLREQLAQSNEKLEAAEKRASTAEKTLEESDTTISRLVERQKTLEGQVGVAQGRVIALEKERDEAVSSKEAFEADLAGWKTKYKEVVKQGKGAILATEEALKAQVKIVVPDFDMSAIGVFKMIKDGKIVDMPSDD; the protein is encoded by the coding sequence ATggagaaaaattttgatgcCGGGAATTTCATAGACGCTCAGTTGTTTCCTGGCACTGAAGAGCACTTCCACGAGTCATCTCTTGCCGGGCAAGCAAGGTGGATGTATCGTACCCTCCTGCGTGGCGCAGTGATAGCTCGGAAGGCCGAGTTTGAGCTGTCCGGGATGGAATCTCTCCGTAGGAGGTTGGAATCTGCTGGGAAAGCTAATAATGATTTAAAACGCGAAGTTGAGACCCTTCGAGAGCAACTTGCCCAGTCTAATGAGAAGCTCGAGGCTGCCGAGAAGAGAGCCTCCACTGCTGAGAAAACATTGGAGGAGTCTGATACCACCATTTCCCGGCTTGTCGAGCGGCAAAAGACTTTAGAGGGTCAGGTCGGCGTGGCTCAGGGGCGGGTGATCGCACTGGAGAAAGAGCGAGATGAGGCCGTTTCGTCAAAGGAGGCTTTCGAAGCTGATCTTGCAGGGTGGAAGACAAAGTATAAAGAAGTCGTCAAGCAGGGGAAGGGTGCGATACTGGCGACTGAGGAGGCCCTTAAGGCTCAGGTCAAAATCGTTGTCCCTGACTTCGACATGTCGGCAATTGGTGTCTTCAAGATGATCAAAGACGGCAAGATTGTTGACATGCCTagtgatgattag